Proteins found in one Homalodisca vitripennis isolate AUS2020 unplaced genomic scaffold, UT_GWSS_2.1 ScUCBcl_313;HRSCAF=2038, whole genome shotgun sequence genomic segment:
- the LOC124370742 gene encoding uncharacterized protein LOC124370742 translates to MASVRKRGQTVHSEAREVIRRVISKCDEEARTGNLQHLMKQSNLRVKNYTGVSVRTISSIRKEGDAAGETPLTTPGKKRPYSEEKKFHMDDFDRRVVRDVVSDFYLVRKKVPTVPKLLIALKEKLDFPWKEETLRRLLHQMGFKWKRCNKLRKILIERPDIVNWRARYLRDIQRFRHEKRPIFYIDETWVDNNLTFGKCWSSDEVPGVLTNTSSSNRLIVINAGSTDGFLKGVALIFRAGKATGDYHGQMNGNNFEKWAEEKLLPNLPEKSVIVMDNVPYHCHQENKAPTKYAVKKEMIDWLQSNNIQCSADMKKFQLYELIEKHKPKEKVYRIDVALKRRGHAVLRLPPYMCELNPIELAWAKIKRVVKGNNIRGDLSLTKLEEATREAQSSVSKIDWEGFTNHTLKLEQHYWEQDGLMEDAIDKFVIELGGMDSSDSEVSDDSEEEISDSELAQPLPSTSDD, encoded by the coding sequence ATGGCGTCGGTGCGTAAAAGAGGACAGACTGTGCATAGTGAAGCAAGAGAAGTGATAAGGAGAGTGATAAGTAAGTGTGACGAAGAAGCGAGAACTGGTAATTTGCAGCACTTAATGAAACAGAGCAATTTGCGAGTCAAGAATTACACTGGTGTTTCGGTGAGGACAATTTCTAGCATTAGAAAGGAAGGAGATGCAGCTGGAGAGACACCTTTAACTACGCCTGGTAAGAAAAGGCCGTACTCGGAGGAGAAGAAATTTCATATGGATGATTTTGATAGAAGAGTCGTTCGAGATGTTGTGAGTGACTTTTATTTAGTGAGGAAGAAAGTGCCCACTGTTCCTAAACTGTTAATtgctttaaaagaaaaacttgacTTCCCTTGGAAAGAAGAGACCCTACGAAGACTCCTGCACCAAATGGGATTTAAGTGGAAACGGTGtaacaaactaagaaaaattcTTATCGAGCGGCCAGACATAGTTAATTGGCGTGCTCGTTATTTGAGAGATATCCAACGGTTTCGACATGAAAAAAgaccaatattttacattgatgagACATGGGTGGACAACAATTTGACATTCGGGAAGTGCTGGAGTAGTGATGAAGTGCCTGGTGTGTTGACGAACACAAGTTCATCCAACAGACTGATTGTTATAAACGCGGGTTCTACAGACGGATTTCTTAAAGGGGTTGCTTTAATTTTTAGGGCGGGTAAAGCGACGGGGGATTACCACGGACAAATGAAtggtaataattttgagaaatggGCTGAAGAAAAACTCCTGCCTAACCTTCCAGAAAAAAGTGTTATTGTAATGGACAATGTACCCTATCATTGCCATCAAGAAAATAAGGCGCCAACAAAGTACGCTGTGAAAAAGGAAATGATAGACTGGCTGCAGAGTAACAACATACAATGCTCAGCAGATATGAAAAAGTTTCAGTTGTACGAGCTGATAGAAAAGCACAAACCTAAAGAAAAGGTGTATCGCATCGACGTGGCGTTGAAGAGGCGAGGCCATGCGGTTCTCAGATTACCACCCTACATGTGTGAATTAAACCCAATTGAGCTGGCCTGGGCTAAAATCAAGAGAGTGGTGAAAGGAAACAACATAAGAGGAGACCTGTCACTAACGAAACTGGAAGAGGCAACACGAGAAGCGCAAAGTTCTGTTAGCAAGATCGACTGGGAAGGCTTCACAAACCACACCTTGAAGCTAGAACAACACTACTGGGAACAGGACGGCTTGATGGAAGATGCCATCGACAAATTCGTGATTGAGTTGGGCGGAAtggacagcagtgacagtgaagtGTCAGATGACAGTGAGGAAGAAATATCTGACAGTGAACTGGCTCAACCTCTTCCAAGTACAAGTGATGATTAA